One Thermus sp. CCB_US3_UF1 DNA window includes the following coding sequences:
- the groES gene encoding co-chaperone GroES yields the protein MAAEVKTVIKPLGDRVVVKRIEEEPKTKGGIVLPDTAKEKPQKGKVIAVGSGRILENGQKVPLEVKEGDIVVFAKYGGTEIEIDGEEYVILSERDLLAVLS from the coding sequence ATGGCTGCGGAGGTGAAGACCGTGATCAAGCCCCTAGGCGACCGCGTGGTGGTGAAGCGGATTGAGGAGGAACCCAAGACCAAGGGCGGCATCGTGCTCCCCGACACCGCCAAGGAGAAGCCCCAGAAGGGCAAGGTGATCGCGGTGGGCTCGGGCCGCATCCTGGAGAACGGGCAGAAGGTGCCCCTCGAGGTCAAGGAGGGGGACATCGTGGTCTTCGCCAAGTACGGCGGCACCGAGATTGAGATCGACGGCGAGGAGTACGTGATCCTCTCCGAGCGCGACCTGCTGGCGGTTCTGAGCTAA